In the Hydrogenimonas thermophila genome, CCTCTTCAAAAATTGTTGCTAATTGCTTTAGATTTACTCGTTCATTTGATCTAACTGCAAAGGTTTTATTTTTAAACTCATTTGCAGAGCTTGAGTTTAAATGATTAATTAATATCTCATAAGCACTAACTACATCTTCAATGTAGCTAATATCAATAATCTGTTCACCTTTTGACATATCAAGCGTTTCACCAGACTTTGAAATCTTTTGCCAAAGGTTAAAAATTTTATTTCTTGTATCATTAGGACCAAATGTATCGTTAAGTTTTATTGTTGTGAAGATTATATTTGAAGTCTCAGTATAGTACTTTGCTATTTTTTCAAAAGCCTCTTTGGTTGCAGCGTAAAGATTGACAGGGTTATAATCTTCATCTTGATAGTTTTGCCAAAAAGTCCCTGTATTGATAAACCACTTGACATTAGACAGTTTAGCACACTCCAAAAGTTCTGTACCAAACTTGACGTTTGAGTCAATAAGAGATGGAATATCTTGTGGTTTATGTGAAGCTAAAAAAAGGGATGCTAAATGAATAATGCCATCAAACTTCTCTTTTTGAAAAAACTCTATAAGAGTATTAATATTTCCATTATATCTGAAGATATTTACTCTACTATCTATTTTAGAAAGTTCACTATTTTCTCTTACAATTGCATAAACATCTTGATTTTCTACTAGACTTTTTACAAGATTTTGTCCTATAAATCCAGTAGCACCTGTAACTAAAATTTTCATTGATTATCTCCAAAAACAAAAGGGGAGTCAAACTCATCTAATGTTTTAAAAGAAAGATCTCTATCAGAGACTTTTGGATTATCACACTCCCAATCAAATCCAAATGAATCAAATCTTATACCCTTGTCTGCTTCTGGAGAGTAACAAGTTGTTTGCATATATGTTACGTTTGTATTATTTTGCAAAGATTTAAATCCGTGAGCCAAGCCTTTTGGAATAATTAAAACTTTACCATTATCAGCAGAGAGTTCAATCTTAAAAAACTTCTTATAAGTTGGTGAACCTTTTCTTATATCTAAAACAACATCAACAATTTTTCCAAATGGAACATAAACCAGTTTTATATGATCATATGGAGGTATTTGAAAATGCATACCTCTTATTACATCTTTATGGGAGATAGAGTAGTAACTCTCTTTAATTTCGATCTCTATTTTATGTTCTTTAAAAAAATCATTATTAAATGTTTTGACAAATCTACCTCGTAGATCTTTAAAAATTTTAGGCTCTAAAATTCTTAATCCATCTATTGGTGTATTTACAATATTCATATTTTAGTCCACTCTAACTTTTTTGCTTTTGCATCTTTAATATAGTTATCTAAATTCTCTTTTGTTAATAGTCTTTTTTGTTCATAAAATGCTTTATACCAGTTAGTTGTAATCTCAAATGTTTTTTGACTATCCCAAACATCTTTCCACTTTAGCTTAATATGTGCTTTTGAGCAGTCTAATTTTAGAAGATTTGCTTCGTGTGGATGATCTTCATTGCTATTTAGTTCGTAATCGATCTTTTCCCAGTATTGCTTTATATGCTTGACAACCTCTTCAACAGTAATTGCCCCTTCATCTGATGGTCCGAAGTTCCAACCTTCAGCAAACTCTTTTTTACCTTCTAAGAGTTTTTGTCCAATTTGTAAGTAACCACTTAATGGCTCAAGAACATGTTGCCATGGTCTAGTTGCTTGTGGATTTCTAATTTTGACCTTTTCATTTTTACTGACTGCTACCATTATGTCAGTAATTAATCTATCTTTTGCCCAGTCACCACCACCTATTACATTACCTGCTCTACAACTTGCAAGTAAGGTGTGATGTTTTTTGCCATAATCATTTAGGTTAAAGTAAGAGTTTCTGTAACTTGAAGTTAAAAGTTCTGCACAACCTTTTGATGAACTGTATGGATCGTAACCACCCATTGGATCATTCTCTCTATAACCCCATACCCACTCTCTATTTTCATAGCACTTATCGCTTGTAATATTTACAATAGCTTTTACATTTGCTTTTCTGCAAGCTTCAAAAACTTTCAGTGTACCTATGACATTTGTTTCATATGTCTCAATGGGATCTTCATAAGAGAGTCTGACCAAAGGTTGAGCAGCTAAATGAAAAACTATTTCAGGCTTATACTCATTAAAAACTTTATCTAGTTTTTCTTGATCTCGAATATCACCTATAATTGAGACAATATCTAAATTTAGTAGATCAAAATGGTTTGGGTTTGTTGGTGCTTCTAATGAATAACCTATAACATTAGCACCCATCTGTTTTAACCAGTAAACTAACCAAGAACCTTTAAATCCTGTATGTCCTGTTACTACTACTGTTCTATTTTTATAAATTCCGCCAAATAGTTCTTGCATTACCATACTTTCTAAAGTTAATTTGAGTTGTTTAAAACTTCCCTTTTATCAGTGGCAATATTTATAGTTACATCACTCTTATGAAGAAAATAGTTTGCAAAATACTCTTTTATATAATACCCTTTATAGCCAAGAAGAATTACAAACTCATTAAAGCCATAGTGAGAATATATCTCTACCATTGGCTTTGGGCGTATATCTATCTCTTCACTTAGTCTTGCACCAAAGCCTTCAGCTAATAGTAGTACTTTCATAACATTGTATTAATTTAAAATACTTACAAAATTATCTTTTATTTTTTTATCTTTTTCGAACCATAAATATTTTTCAATAGATATGATTTCTTCTTTAAATTTTTGATCTTCTATTAGTTTGTTTATTATTTGAATATATTCATCATCTGTTTCAGCTAAAAAAGGCTGTATGTGAACATTTTTAAAATCTTCTCTTTTTCTATGGTACACAATAGGTTTCCCTTTTGCTAAAAACTCTTCTTTACTTATTCCTTGTCCTAACGGAAAAGTATCTGGCCATATATCAATAACCCATCCATAAATATGTGGGTTTACCATACCTGTAAATATAAATCTATCTTTATCTATACCATATTTTTTTATCTTATTTTTAATATTCTCTATATTTCCACTTCCACAAGCTAAATAGATTATATTTTGATTTTGATTCATAATTTGTGCAATAGTTTTTAAATATTCTTCACTATCAATTTTTACAAGTCTTCCTATGGTTCCAAGAATAATAGTATCTTTTCCAAATAATTCTAAATATCTATTTTTTATTTTTAATCCTTCTTCCTTTTCATCATTTGTTCCTACTAAAAATTCTTCAGCAATAGGTACACCAAATATTTTCCAATTCCACTTTTTGCACTCTTGATCAAAATGAGAAATTCTTTCATCAACACCTTCAAATTCACTGACACAATTTCCATGTGACCAAAAGAACTGTTTTGGAGCAGTTCTTGTTGCAAAAAGAAAAATAGAAATATCATATCCACCGCCACCTATTAGATAGTCTATTTTATCTTCTATTATTTTTTCTCTAAGAATAATTGCCTTTTCAAGGTGTGAATAGTAAAAACCATAAGCTGCAAAAATATTTTGAGGAGAAAAAAACTTTACATCTAATTCTAAAAATCTATTAATTAATTTTTTATTATCAGATTGCTTATCAAGATAATTCATTGAGTATAAATAAATTTCATATTCATTTTTAAAACTATCATTTTTCATAAGTGCTTTGAATAACGAGTATAAAACCATAAATGGTGATGTTAAAATTATTCGATCTATTAAAAAACCAATTCTTTTTTTATTTTTAGAAATAGTTGTTTTAGCTTTTTTAAGATTATTATTTTCATAAAATTTTTTATAGAATAAGCTTGCCGGTTGCTCTACTGTTTCATTAAATATTCTCCAGTCATCTAATGTTTGAATATTATTTCCATAGATATGATAAGTAAAAAAATGTATATACATTTGTTCTTCTATTAAATTTTTTTCAATTGTTTTATTTAATAGGTCTACC is a window encoding:
- the rfbG gene encoding CDP-glucose 4,6-dehydratase — protein: MQELFGGIYKNRTVVVTGHTGFKGSWLVYWLKQMGANVIGYSLEAPTNPNHFDLLNLDIVSIIGDIRDQEKLDKVFNEYKPEIVFHLAAQPLVRLSYEDPIETYETNVIGTLKVFEACRKANVKAIVNITSDKCYENREWVWGYRENDPMGGYDPYSSSKGCAELLTSSYRNSYFNLNDYGKKHHTLLASCRAGNVIGGGDWAKDRLITDIMVAVSKNEKVKIRNPQATRPWQHVLEPLSGYLQIGQKLLEGKKEFAEGWNFGPSDEGAITVEEVVKHIKQYWEKIDYELNSNEDHPHEANLLKLDCSKAHIKLKWKDVWDSQKTFEITTNWYKAFYEQKRLLTKENLDNYIKDAKAKKLEWTKI
- a CDS encoding NAD-dependent epimerase/dehydratase family protein → MKILVTGATGFIGQNLVKSLVENQDVYAIVRENSELSKIDSRVNIFRYNGNINTLIEFFQKEKFDGIIHLASLFLASHKPQDIPSLIDSNVKFGTELLECAKLSNVKWFINTGTFWQNYQDEDYNPVNLYAATKEAFEKIAKYYTETSNIIFTTIKLNDTFGPNDTRNKIFNLWQKISKSGETLDMSKGEQIIDISYIEDVVSAYEILINHLNSSSANEFKNKTFAVRSNERVNLKQLATIFEEATGYKLNINWGAREYREREVMHPWSNGVLIPGWKPKYSLKEAIKNTIFGDK
- a CDS encoding dTDP-4-dehydrorhamnose 3,5-epimerase family protein; this translates as MNIVNTPIDGLRILEPKIFKDLRGRFVKTFNNDFFKEHKIEIEIKESYYSISHKDVIRGMHFQIPPYDHIKLVYVPFGKIVDVVLDIRKGSPTYKKFFKIELSADNGKVLIIPKGLAHGFKSLQNNTNVTYMQTTCYSPEADKGIRFDSFGFDWECDNPKVSDRDLSFKTLDEFDSPFVFGDNQ